In Onychostoma macrolepis isolate SWU-2019 chromosome 14, ASM1243209v1, whole genome shotgun sequence, a single window of DNA contains:
- the LOC131553284 gene encoding uncharacterized protein LOC131553284 isoform X4, with translation MVLDTSEYDLKIHKRINNDIDDPVCRVKHGTMRMTECDLYNNRPEVTVINGILIINRVIRADSGIYRLILTDHSWTTVTSGDLQVIVEAPIGSVEVSIICSSSGVMRVFCSSEGDQLLYSWTLNGDPLMDGNSSIDLDERTDGNISCSVKNHVSHAQKTIRLKPCPAHLRTSRPIIVENDSHEHKLTFLPHLVSVVFVLVWCFQLMVLLGLLGAFHIYMRHTSGEKQEDQKVRMRRFREGHEHTAEDS, from the exons ATGGTGCTGGACACGAGTGAATATGACCTGAAGATACACAAGAGAATAAACAACGACATAGATGATCCAGTTTGTAGAGTAAAACATGGCACGATGAGGATGACTGAATGTGATCTTTATAATAACAGACCTGAAGTGACAGTCATTAATGGGATTCTGATAATAAACCGTGTGATCAGAGCAGATTCAGGGATTTACAGATTAATTCTCACTGATCACTCATGGACCACAGTAACATCTGGAGATCTTCAAGTGATTGTTGAAG CTCCTATTGGCTCAGTGGAAGTGTCAATCATCTGCTCCTCCAGTGGGGTGATGAGGGTGTTCTGCTCCTCTGAGGGGGATCAGCTCCTCTACAGCTGGACTCTGAATGGAGATCCACTGATGGATGGAAACAGCAGCATTGATCTGGATGAGAGAACTGATGGAAACATCAGCTGCAGCGTGAAGAACCACGTCAGTCACGCACAGAAGACCATTAGACTCAAACCCTGTCCTG CTCATCTCAGGACTTCTCGACCAATCATCGTGGAGAATGACTCTCATGAGCACAAGTTAACATTCCTGCCGCACTTAG TGTCTGTGGTGTTTGTGCTGGTCTGGTGTTTCCAGCTGATGGTTCTGTTGGGTCTGTTAGGAGCTTTTCACATCTACATGAGACACACGTCAG GAGAGAAACAGGAAGATCAGAAAGTGAGGATGAGAAGATTTAGAGAAGGACATGAACACACAGCAGAAGATTCATGA
- the LOC131553284 gene encoding uncharacterized protein LOC131553284 isoform X1: MMLIFGLMLLLQTAACLDRFCSFNQSDPCYTALGYKLTLLMVLDTSEYDLKIHKRINNDIDDPVCRVKHGTMRMTECDLYNNRPEVTVINGILIINRVIRADSGIYRLILTDHSWTTVTSGDLQVIVEAPIGSVEVSIICSSSGVMRVFCSSEGDQLLYSWTLNGDPLMDGNSSIDLDERTDGNISCSVKNHVSHAQKTIRLKPCPAHLRTSRPIIVENDSHEHKLTFLPHLVSVVFVLVWCFQLMVLLGLLGAFHIYMRHTSGEKQEDQKVRMRRFREGHEHTAEDS; encoded by the exons ATGATGCTCATCTTTGGActgatgctgctgctgcaaacTGCTGCAT GTCTGGATCGGTTCTGTAGTTTTAATCAGTCTGATCCCTGTTACACAGCTCTGGGATACAAACTCACTCTGCTGATGGTGCTGGACACGAGTGAATATGACCTGAAGATACACAAGAGAATAAACAACGACATAGATGATCCAGTTTGTAGAGTAAAACATGGCACGATGAGGATGACTGAATGTGATCTTTATAATAACAGACCTGAAGTGACAGTCATTAATGGGATTCTGATAATAAACCGTGTGATCAGAGCAGATTCAGGGATTTACAGATTAATTCTCACTGATCACTCATGGACCACAGTAACATCTGGAGATCTTCAAGTGATTGTTGAAG CTCCTATTGGCTCAGTGGAAGTGTCAATCATCTGCTCCTCCAGTGGGGTGATGAGGGTGTTCTGCTCCTCTGAGGGGGATCAGCTCCTCTACAGCTGGACTCTGAATGGAGATCCACTGATGGATGGAAACAGCAGCATTGATCTGGATGAGAGAACTGATGGAAACATCAGCTGCAGCGTGAAGAACCACGTCAGTCACGCACAGAAGACCATTAGACTCAAACCCTGTCCTG CTCATCTCAGGACTTCTCGACCAATCATCGTGGAGAATGACTCTCATGAGCACAAGTTAACATTCCTGCCGCACTTAG TGTCTGTGGTGTTTGTGCTGGTCTGGTGTTTCCAGCTGATGGTTCTGTTGGGTCTGTTAGGAGCTTTTCACATCTACATGAGACACACGTCAG GAGAGAAACAGGAAGATCAGAAAGTGAGGATGAGAAGATTTAGAGAAGGACATGAACACACAGCAGAAGATTCATGA
- the LOC131553284 gene encoding uncharacterized protein LOC131553284 isoform X2 encodes MMLIFGLMLLLQTAACLDRFCSFNQSDPCYTALGYKLTLLMVLDTSEYDLKIHKRINNDIDDPVCRVKHGTMRMTECDLYNNRPEVTVINGILIINRVIRADSGIYRLILTDHSWTTVTSGDLQVIVEAPIGSVEVSIICSSSGVMRVFCSSEGDQLLYSWTLNGDPLMDGNSSIDLDERTDGNISCSVKNHVSHAQKTIRLKPCPVSVVFVLVWCFQLMVLLGLLGAFHIYMRHTSGEKQEDQKVRMRRFREGHEHTAEDS; translated from the exons ATGATGCTCATCTTTGGActgatgctgctgctgcaaacTGCTGCAT GTCTGGATCGGTTCTGTAGTTTTAATCAGTCTGATCCCTGTTACACAGCTCTGGGATACAAACTCACTCTGCTGATGGTGCTGGACACGAGTGAATATGACCTGAAGATACACAAGAGAATAAACAACGACATAGATGATCCAGTTTGTAGAGTAAAACATGGCACGATGAGGATGACTGAATGTGATCTTTATAATAACAGACCTGAAGTGACAGTCATTAATGGGATTCTGATAATAAACCGTGTGATCAGAGCAGATTCAGGGATTTACAGATTAATTCTCACTGATCACTCATGGACCACAGTAACATCTGGAGATCTTCAAGTGATTGTTGAAG CTCCTATTGGCTCAGTGGAAGTGTCAATCATCTGCTCCTCCAGTGGGGTGATGAGGGTGTTCTGCTCCTCTGAGGGGGATCAGCTCCTCTACAGCTGGACTCTGAATGGAGATCCACTGATGGATGGAAACAGCAGCATTGATCTGGATGAGAGAACTGATGGAAACATCAGCTGCAGCGTGAAGAACCACGTCAGTCACGCACAGAAGACCATTAGACTCAAACCCTGTCCTG TGTCTGTGGTGTTTGTGCTGGTCTGGTGTTTCCAGCTGATGGTTCTGTTGGGTCTGTTAGGAGCTTTTCACATCTACATGAGACACACGTCAG GAGAGAAACAGGAAGATCAGAAAGTGAGGATGAGAAGATTTAGAGAAGGACATGAACACACAGCAGAAGATTCATGA